A single Triticum dicoccoides isolate Atlit2015 ecotype Zavitan chromosome 2A, WEW_v2.0, whole genome shotgun sequence DNA region contains:
- the LOC119358768 gene encoding xylanase inhibitor protein 1-like, with protein sequence MAFRRPLALHPLVIAFVLVSCLAGAATAKQTGQLTVFWGRNAGEGTLREVCDTGLYSTVVISFYSVFGHGRYWGDLSGHPLAGVGADIKHCQSTNILVLLSIGGPGNGYSLPSSASAAAVADNLWNAHLGGRRNGVYRPFGDAAVDGIDFYIDQGAPDHYDELASRLDGYNRFYRGRKGVRLTATPRCGLPDRRLGAALRTGLFERIHVRFYGNDTCSLGKGGTYGVVEQWKKWTAAFPRTQVYLGLAPAESGVPEGAQGTVAVYLKYLYYDLLPKVQKANNYGGVMVWDRFADKKTRWSSVVNGWA encoded by the coding sequence ATGGCGTTCCGACGCCCTCTCGCTCTCCACCCGCTCGTGATCGCCTTCGTGCTGGTCTCCTGTCTCGCCGGCGCCGCCACGGCGAAGCAGACGGGCCAGCTGACCGTGTTCTGGGGCCGGAACGCCGGCGAGGGCACGCTGCGCGAGGTCTGCGACACGGGGCTCTACTCCACCGTCGTCATCTCCTTCTACAGCGTCTTCGGGCACGGCCGCTACTGGGGCGACCTCTCCGGCCACCCTCTCGCCGGCGTCGGTGCCGACATCAAGCACTGCCAGTCCACGAACATCCTCGTCCTCCTCTCCATCGGCGGGCCCGGGAACGGCTACTCCCTCCCGTCCTCCGCCTCCGCCGCAGCCGTCGCCGACAACCTCTGGAACGCGCACCTCGGCGGGCGCCGGAACGGCGTGTACCGCCCGTTCGGCGACGCCGCCGTCGACGGCATCGACTTCTACATCGACCAGGGCGCCCCCGACCACTACGACGAGCTGGCCAGCCGCCTCGACGGGTACAACCGGTTCTACCGCGGCCGGAAGGGTGTGCGCCTGACGGCGACGCCGCGGTGCGGGTTGCCCGACCGCCGCCTGGGGGCGGCGCTCCGGACGGGGCTGTTCGAGCGCATCCACGTCAGGTTCTACGGCAACGACACATGCTCGCTGGGGAAGGGCGGGACGTACGGCGTGGTAGAGCAGTGGAAGAAGTGGACGGCGGCGTTCCCAAGGACCCAGGTGTACCTGGGCCTCGCGCCGGCGGAGAGCGGCGTGCCGGAGGGGGCGCAGGGCACCGTCGCCGTTTACCTCAAGTACCTCTACTACGACCTGCTGCCCAAGGTGCAGAAGGCGAACAACTATGGCGGGGTCATGGTCTGGGACAGATTCGCCGACAAGAAGACACGCTGGAGCAGCGTCGTCAACGGATGGGCCTGA
- the LOC119357502 gene encoding uncharacterized protein LOC119357502, giving the protein MDKTGPLLPKTLVSPFLPSRAPASPAQRSCKAVTAAFVDSTATGLLSPRQDIQELLPRHLLCPRIRARAGRPRTLAIAVVFAHGRRISSSSSSCPATPALPDHVHKLHDPETDAAPVIVYVVDDTSSFTEAAKAQEEGSVVS; this is encoded by the exons ATGGATAAgaccggccccctcctccccaAAACCCTAGTATCCCCTTTTCTTCCCTCTCGTGCCCCTGCCTCTCCTGCTCAACGCTCGTGCAAAGCCGTCACCGCCGCCTTCGTCGATTCCACGGCCACCGGCCTCCTCTCGCCACGCCAAGACATCCAGGAGCTCCTCCCTCGTCATCTCCTTTGCCCGCGCATAAGGGCCCGAGCTGGGAGGCCCCGTAcgctcgccatcgccgtcgtcttcgccCACGGCCGCCGCATCTCGTCGTCGAGTTCTTCGTGTCCGGCCACCCCCGCGCTCCCTGACCATGTCCACAAGCTCCACG accccgagaccgatgccgcccctgtgatcgtcTACGTcgtcgacgacacttcttcctttaca